The nucleotide sequence ATGAGCTCCTATTGCTTCACCTTTAGTCCTCCTAATCTTCGCAAGCAAAGCTACATAGTTGGGGATCGCAAGGATTTTACCTTCTGGGAGGTTGTCAACACAGTATTCAATGATGTCCAAGCTCTGCTCTATCTCATAAATTCTGACCATAGTAATGTCGTAGGCATCTCCTCTCGCTTCTCCAACTATATCTTGAGGAACAACGGCTCTAACGTCAATATCTGCATAAGCATCGTAGGGCATGTCCTGTCTGATGTCCATTCTTAGACCAGCCGCTCTTGCAGTGGGCCCAACAACATTGAGCTTGAGTGCCAGCTCTTTTGAAAGCTGAGCAACTCCTCTAGTTCTTGCCTTATAGACTGGGTCTGAGAGTATTATCTCCTTCATCTTTTCAGTGAGCTCCCAGTAGTAAGTTATCATATCCTTTAGGGCTTTTATGTGACTCTCTTTGATGTCTCTCCTCACACCGCCAATCATGAAAACCGAATAGTTGATTCTGTTTCCAGTTAAAAGCTCCAGTAAATCGAGGACTTTTTCTCTTCCTTTCCATATCCAGAACAAAAGTGAGTCAAACCCCATCTCGTGAGCTATCACTCCCAACCAGAGCAGATGACTGTGAATCCTCTCAAGCTCTGCTATGATCGGTCTTATGTACTGCGCTCTTGGAGGAGCTTCAATCCCTAACGCTTTCTCCGCTGTAATCACGAATGCGTATGGGTGGGATATTGAACAGATTCCACAGATTCTTTCTGAGAGATAAAGTGTCTGTATGGCATTTCTCTTCATTCCCATGTACTCGATTCCCCTGTGGGCAAATCCTCTCTTCACATCAACTTTAACAACCTTTTCCCCCTCTATCTCAGCCTCGACTCTGATTGGCTCTTTTAATGCTGGATGAATTGGACCTATAGGAATATAGTAAGCAGATTTAGGCATTTTCCCCACCTTTCTTTCTTATTTCCCTAACGCTCTTGTGTGTGTGCTTAATCATGTCATCAACACCATACTCATCCCTTCTCCATGGATATTTCCCTTCAGGCCAGTCGTCAGGCAAGAAGAGGTGTCTCTTGTTCTTTAAGCCCTCAAATTCAACGCCAAGCATCTCTCTTATTTCTCTTTCATTTGTCTCTGCCCCAATCATTAAGTCCGTAATTGTTGGAAGAATCAATTCACTTTTTGGAAGGTCAAACTTCAGCGTTATGCTTATTTCCCCCCATGGATGTCCATGATAAACTCCAAAGGAATAGATCATCTTTATAACATCTCCTCCAGTGTCCTCACCAGTTATGAAGTGTAAATGTGGATAATCAATGTCAAAAATTGTTTCAACAGCTTTTCTGAATGCGGATTTATCAATCTCAGCCCAAATTTCATAAAGGGTTCTCTTTCTCCTGACTCCCATTGTATATTCCTTTATCTCATAGCTCAGCAGTGCATCTCCAAGAGATTCCTTAAGCTTTTCAAGGATTTGTTCTACATTCATTCTTTCTTCCCCTCCAATTCCTTTTCCAACTTCTCCAGCTTGAGCCATGCCTTAACGACGGCGTCTATGATAGCCTCTGGTCTTGGTGGGCAACCAGGAACGTAGATATCAACAGGAATTATCTCATCTATTGGCCCAACTAGATTGTAGGAGTCGTAAAAGACACCCCCACTTGTTCCACAGTTCCCAACTACAATGACTGCTTTTGGATCTGGCATCTGCTCGTATATTCTCTTCAGCTTGTCAGCAAAGTCCCTTGGAATCGCCCCAGTAACCAAAAGCACATCCGCATGCCTCGGCGAACCCACCAATTTGATTCCAAACCTTTCAGCATCATATCTTGGTGTGAGTGCAGCGATGATTTCAATGTCACAGCCGTTACATGAACCTCCCGAAGCATGAAAAACCCAAAGAGAGCGTTTAAAATTCGTAAGCTTTCCCATATCAGGCACCTCCTACAAGGAGGAAGAGAATTATTGTTCCCACTCCAAGGTACCAGAGTATGTAGTCTCTAAGGTCGCCTGTATGAATTGTCTGCAGAATGTTGTAGTAGCCCTTTAATGCCTCAATGAAACCCCAATAGATATCACTAGCCTTAACTTGGATTTTTTCTTTTGATGGCTCAATGTTACCACTCAAATATGGCTTAACCTGTTCTGTATCTTTCTTATAGCCCGGGTTTCCTCTGGAATAAATCAGGTAACCTATTAGTGCAAAGGGTATAAGGAAAGCCAACCACAGCAATGGGCTCCAATATCCTGCACCTGTAACTAGTCTTGGTATCATGCTAAACCACCCCATGTTTGATATTGAGCTATCCTGATTAGTGCATCAACAGCCGGATACACTAACTTGTCAAGCACTACATCCGGGAACAGACCAAAGAGTATACAGAGCAACGCTAGAATCACCATTGCCACAATCATTGGCTTTGGAACTTCTTTTGCGTTCTCAAACTTCTCCAATGGTGGTCCTAAGAATGCCGAAGCGAACACTTTAACGAATGAAGCAAGCGTTAATATGCTCGTAACCATTGCAAATACTGCCAAGAGGGGGTTTAATCTGTATGAACTTTCATAAATTAGGAACTTGCTTGCAAATCCATTGAATGGCGGCAGACCAGATATGGCAGCGGCACCAACGATGAAACATAGAGTTGTTATAGGCATTTTTCTCGCTAATCCTCCCATTTCGTTGAGGTTTCTTGTTCCTGTTACGTAGAATAGAGCACCAGCAGTCATTAAGAGCAAGCTCTTGTAGATGATGTGATTTATTATGTGGAAAATTCCTCCAGCCATTGCTGTTTTACCAAACTCTGCTAATGCCTTAGGATCATGGAGAACCGTTAAGCCAACACCGACACCAAGGAGCATGTAACCTGTCTGTGAGATAGCGTGATAGCTCATAAGCCTCTTCACGTCTTTCTGAACCAAGGCCATTGTAACTCCAATGAACATTGTCAGAACGCCGAGAACTGACATTATCCACCCAACTCTCGCTAAGCTGATTGATATGTTTGCAAAGAGTGTGAAGCTGACTCTAAAGAGAGCATATAGACTTGCATAAGTTGACACCAATAAGACAGGGTTTATACCAGCTGGAACCTCTGTATAAGCGTCAGGAACCCAGTAGTGCATTGGCACTGAACCACACTTCATTGCAAATGACGTGAAGAGCAAGCCAAATGCTATCATGTCAAGGGTGTTGAAGGACACTTGCTTGCTTATGTATGCCAAGTTCAAGTTCCCATATTCCCCATAGAGAATTCCAATGGCAAAGAGAACCATCAGTGAGGCAACAGCACTAACGATAAGGTATTTGATTCCAGCTTCGCTTGCTTCACCACGATAGTTCCTAAAGCCAACCAACGCTGAACCCGCTATACCAGCTATTTCAAGGAACACGAATAAGTTGAATAAATCTCCAGTAAGAACCATGCCCAAGATACCGACCTCTAATAGGAGCAACAAAGCATAGTATTTCTCTAAGCCGCTTTCCGCTTTAACATGGCTGTAAGAGTAGAGGGCACCAATAAAGCTCATTAGTGTCGCTGAGATTGCCATGAAAGCTCCAATACCATCAATTTCAAACATAATTCTTATCGGCACTTTATAGCCTGATGGAAGCACGAGAGTTGGCCTATCAGCGCCAAAGACATACACTATTACTCCATTAAGCCTAACCTGATACATTAATAGGAGTGAAAGGCCAACAGTGACAGCTGTTATTAATATGGCCCATACAGCTGCAAGGTTCTGCTTTTTCTTGAATAACGGTGCAACAAATGCTCCAAAGAGTGGAATTGCTATCATTAATGCCGGCAGATGCTCAATCATCCTCTCAGCCTCCTGATTTTTGTAACATCAAGGGTTCCGTAGTGCTTGTAGATGTTCACAGCAAAAGCGAGCATTAGAGCTGAGACGGCGACACCGATGACAATGCTCGTAAGTGTTAATGCCTGTGGAGTTGGCAGAACCATATTTTGCGGATTTGCAGCTTCTGGAGGTGCTAAAGTATAGATTGGAGCATAACCACCTTTCACATAGCCCAATGCGACCAAAAACAGGTTTACAGCCCCTTCAAGAATTTCAATTCCAATGACCACCTTGATTAAATTCCTCTTGAATCCTATGGTGTAAAATCCTATTGCTAAGAGAAGTGCAACTATTATGAAAGGAAAGTTCACAAAAACTTCACCACTCATCCCTCTCCCTCCTCATGATCAGGAAGAATATCAGCACTATACTGGTAAGACCAGCGAGAACCTTCATTCCAACGAAGATGTTCATGTAGGAAAGTGTTCCACCAGTGTTTAGGTAGCCTGGATTTATTCCAACTGGTGTCTTCCCCCCAAAGATCGGAAATCCACTGTTTGCAATTATGTTTTTGAAGAATGTGTAACCAGCAAATCCCAAGCATGCCATTCCTAAGAAGCCCAGTGCACCAATGCTTTCAAACACATTGAGTGGAACTTTCTCAAATAATGTTTTTATGGTTTCATACCTATTAGCAACTATTAACAACGCTAATCCACTCGCAAACACTGCTCCTCCCTGGAAACCTCCTCCTGGTGTAAGATGGCCATGAAGGATTATGTAGCTTCCAAAGACAAGTATCAACGGAGCTAATATCTTGGTTGTAGTCTTTATGATAGTCGTTGTCATCCTTTCACCTCCCTCCTACGCAGCACCATTAAGACTCCGGAAACCGCTGTAAATAGAACAGTTGCTTCACCGAGAGTATCAAAACCTCTGTAATCAAAGACTATGCTTGTGACAACGTTGTTAGCTGAGGCTTCAATCTGGGCATGAGTTATGAACCAGTCATCCATCTCCCTGTGCGGAGGCTCTCCGAAAGGTCTTAAGCTGATCATTGCAGCAAGGAGGAAGAGCGTGAAGCCAATGAAAGCCAGCAAGCCAAGAGAAGTCCTCATTCTACCACCTCCTCATCGGTGGTGTTCTTTATAGCCAGCAGATACATCGCCGTTGTTAGACACGCACCAACGCCAGCTTCAGCTATTGCAACATCTGGAGCTTGGAGAACATAGAATTCCAGTGATAAAATTAGGCTGAACACTGCCATGGCGATTACGGCCATAATAAGGTTCTTGAATCTAATAGCAACTATTGCGCTAACGAGTAGTCCTATTCCAATTAGTATTTGCAAAATCCAGAAAAACTCCATAAAGTTCATAGCCTCCCCTCCAGTTCATCTATTACAGCTCCATATGGCCTAATTCCCGATTTTCTCGCAGCTCTTCCGATTGCATGGGCACCAACTGGGTTTGTTAGCACCAGAAAGATTACAACGAGAGCTGAGTGAATCCCTATTGTTACCCATCTTAGGTCATGTGTTGGGAGCCAGTTGTAAATTGAATACACCACCGTTGCAAGAACTATGAAAATAGTCCCAAATGTTGTACATTTTGTTGCTGCATGAATCCTTGTGTAAACATCTGGAAATCTGAGGATTCCAACGCTTGCAAGGAAGTTAAAGATTACCCCAATTGCCAAGAAAATTGTGATTATATACTCAATCATGCTATCCCCACCTTCTTCTTTACTAAATACCTTGCAATATAGAGCGTGGCAATGTAACTCAGAACTGCATACACCAGTGCAACATCAATGAACACAGCTTGCTTCGTAATTACACCATAGATAACCATTGCACCAGCCGTTGTTGTGGTCATTGAATCTAGAGCAACTGCCCTGTCTGGAATGGTAGGGCCGAGAAGGAGTCTAATCAGTGTTAACATTGCTGAAAATAGAAGCAAAACCAACGCAACCATAAATGCACTAATCACATTCATTCCGCAATCCTCCTTGCCCATTTTGGAAGGTAACCACAAAGCTCTTCAGGAGTTGGTTTTTCCTTTCCAGGCGGAACATGGATCCAGTGCACGTACAAATTGCCATCTTCGTCAATTTCAAGAGTAAACGTTCCCGGGGTTAAAGTTATTGAATTTGCCAAAAGAGTTCTGCTTTCGTCTCTTGTAAGTCCAGGAGATATTTTAACAATGCCAGGCCTTATTTTCCCTGTTATAACTCTATAAGCTACATCAAGATTTGCCTTTGCCATTGCAAAGAAAAATGGCCCAACTGCATATATTATGAAAAGAACCCATCTCCTCGGACTAAAGAAATATTCGAGCTTTTCATCCATGATGTTCCGTGTTAAATACCCAATTATCGCTGCAATAATGAATCCGGCGATTAGTTCTTCTTTGCTCCATGCGATTATATTCCCCGAACCCGCTGTAAGCAGTAAATACACAATAAACGACCAAAGGAAAGATGTTACAAACGCCATTCTTTCACCTCGGCTTTAAGTTTTAAACCTTTATAGGGCATTTTTAGGATTAATCTCATTTTAAATTTGCTAAAAATTCTTAAATATATTTCTAAAACGAAAGGTTATAAACCTAATATTTTGACAAATGAAAAAGTCACTAAACTTTACAAACTATTTAACACAAAGAGACATTAATGAACAAAGATTCTCACTACAGTTTATGTTAGTTCAGAAAAAATGTTGAAAATGGTTATACCTTTGTAAAGGTTTACAAAAAGCAAAAAGAACATGACACTTAATAAAACACTAATGCTAACAAATAAGAAAAAATTAGAGAACATGCTACTCTTCGTATTCCTCAATAGCACCAAACCTACAGACACTTGCACATATGCCACAGCCAACACACTTGTTTGGATCAATCTTATGTACTTTTCCTGGGGCTCCGGTTATAGCGTTCTGTGGACATTTCCTTGCACATAACGTACATCCCTTACATTTATCTGGAATTATGCGGTATTTCTTGACTTTTTTGCTCTTCTGTGCCTCTATCATTTCCTCGATTTCTTCATCTTTGAGCCACCTTAAGTTGTCATCGTATTTATCGTAAGTAGCAAGGAGGAACTCTTTGCTCATTTCCAGAGCATTTACCGGACACACATCCACACACTGAGCACAGAACACACATCTACCGAGCCAGAAGGTTACTTTTTTGATTTCTGGTATAAACTCAATAACACCTGCTGGACAAACTGTCACACAGAGCTTACAACCAACACACTTGTCAGGATAGTAGATTAGCTTTCCTCTAAATCCATCTGGAGTTGGAACTGGCTCAGTCTTTGGGAACATGTTTGTTGCTGGTTTTCTGAAAAGATTTGAGAGGACTGTGGAGAGAGTCGGAGGTATCTTCATACTATCACCCCCAATAGATCAATTGCAAGGATTAATGATCCAATTATCGCAGCAGGAAGGAGTCTAAGCCAGAATATTTGCACTGCCTGGGTAATTCTTAGCCTTCCGGTTATCGCTCTAAAGATGCTCATGCTGATGAATAACACTATAAAGACCTTAAGTGTGTGGAAGAGTACGTCAACAATGAGAGCTGGTGTTCCGCTGAGTCCAACATAAGCACTTATGCCCCATGGGAAGAAAATGGCAACAACTAAGCTTGCACTTACGAACATTTTTAGAGCATTGCTGAGTTCAAATAATGCAAGATGCCTTCCGCTATACTCAGCCATTGGACCTTCAGCAACTTCAGTCTCCGCTTCTGGAATGTCAAAGAAACCAACTTCGATTTCACTTGCCAACCAAGCCAAGAACACAAAGAGCAATATAAATGTTCCAATGAAAGCTAGGGGTGTTCCAAGTTCCCATATGTTGCGCTGGTAAAATGTTGCCAAGCTGAAAGGCTTTTCAACCCCGAGATGACTCAATCTCCAGAGAATTGTGAAGAGCCCAAGCATCATTGGGATCTCCCTTGAAACTAATATTATCATCTCTCTCTGAGCACCTATTTGAGCATAAGGTGAGCCAGAGCTTATTGCTCCTAAAACCCTGATGAAGCCAATGAGGGTTAACAAGTAAATGAATACGATTACGTCACCCTTGGTGGCAAAGAGGGGAGCAAAGCCCATTGGAGTGTAAGCTAATAATGCTATTGAAACAGCTAAAGCCAAAACTGGAGCCAGCTCATAGAACTTATTGGCATGCTTTGGAATTATTGATTCTTTGCTCATGAGCTTTAGGAAATCATAGAATGGCTGGAGCAGAGGAGGCCCTACTCTGCGTTGCATTCTTGCGACTAACTTTCTGTCAAGTCCCTCCCAGAGGAGTGAGGCAAATGAAACGTAAAGATAAAGGGCAATTAAACCAAGAGTGGCATATAGAATGTTCATAGTATGCACCTCCCTATTCCAATTTTCTCAGGTTTTGCTTTGATGTTTGGATTGATTTCCTTGGTCTTCTTTATTGACTCTTTAAGCAAATCAACCTCTGTTAGAATTCTCTTCCTTCCAGTTTCGGCATCAATCACCGCTACTCTATCAGTACAGCTCAAGCACGGATCAATTGAAGCTATAGCAACTGGGACATCAGCCAATTGTTCACCAACTAAAGCCCTTGCAACTGCAAAGAGGTTCGGAAATGTTGGCTCTCTCATCTTCCACTTTGCTGGGCCATCTCTTCCAGGTTCAGCCCTTACGTAGTGTATGGTCTCACCTCTTGGAGCTTCGTATCTTCCAATTCCTTCACCCTCTGCTTTCTTGAGCTTGAAGAGTATCATGTTGTCCTTTGGAAATGCCTTAATCTTTCCTTCTGGCATCTGATCCAATGCTCTCTCAATAATTTCCATACTCTGCCAAAGCTCACCGACTCTTACTACCATCCTATCAAAAACATCTCCTTTGATTACACCTGTGAACTCCTTAGGTGTTACTGGCTTAACTCCCAAGTCTGGGTAGACTCCAAGCTTTTCGTTGTATCTAACGTCCTTCTTAATGCCACTTCCTCTTGCTGTTGGACCTTGAGCACTGTACTCAATTGCTATTCTCTTTGGTATAACACCAGAGTCCCTCAAACGGGCTTCAACTGTTGGATCGTAGAGGAATATCTCCTCAATTTTTGGCATAATCTCTTGGCGATAATAGTAAATCATATCAAGTATTGCCCTCTTGTGCTTCTCTGTTATGTCTCTCCTAACTCCGCCAATCATGTTTCCAGCGTAGTTGACTCTGTTACCTCCAATGTCCTCAAGGATGTCCATTACCTTTTCTCTCGCCAACCAGCTCAAATGGAGAACTGTGTCGTAGCCTATTGAGTGTGCAACTACACCCAAGTTGAGCAAGTGAGAGTGTATTCTCTCAAGCTCTCCAACGATGACTCTGATATACTCTGCCCTCTCTGGGACTTCAATGCCAGCCATTTCTTCAACAGCTCTTGCATAAGTGTGGTTGTGTGAAAATGAACAGATTCCACATATTCTCTCTGCTAAATAGAGCACTTGAATCCAGTTCCTTCTCATTGCAATCCATTCAAGGCCTCTCAAGTTGTAACCGAGCTTGACATCGACGTTAATGATACGCTCACCGTCAAGGGTAATTATGAACTTCTCAGGCTCCTCCAATGCTGGGTGAATAGGACCTATGGGGATTTTAACCCAGTATTCAATCCTCTCATTCATTTTGACTCCCTCCTGTATGGATGTCCAGCATTTTTGACCATTTCGGGAGTAATTCCTGTCTCGTCGAGCCTCAATGGATAAACACCTTCTGGAAAGTCATCTGGCAAGAACAGTCTTCTGGGATCTGGGATTCCTTCGTATTTGATGCCAAGGAACTCCTGTACTTCTCTCTCGTATGGCAGAGAGCTTGGAAAGATGTCAGTTATCGTTGGCAACACTGGATCATCCTTTGAGCATGCTGTTCCAATCACAACTGACAAGCTCTCTCCCTGCTCCCAGAACATTTCCCAATGGTATTTAGCAGTAAGTCTATCTCCCCTATCCTCAGCTATTATAATGGAGAACTGTGCAGTTGGGTCAATTTCCTTGAGGAACTTGACAACATCTTTGAACTTCTCCCTGCTAACTTCAATCCAAATTCTCTTTCTTGGGTGAGGAAGTTTATTTTCAGTTATCTTGACCTCTACATCTTCAAATTTTGCCTTTATTCTCTCAGCAAATTCTTCAGGTGTCATTCTTTCTCACCTTTAATCTTTTTGATCAGCTTTTCCAATCCCAAGACAACTCCATAGAGGATTGCCTCTGGCCTTGGTGGACAACCGGGAACGTAGACATCAACTGGAATATGCTTGTCAAGTGGAGCATTTGTGAATGGACTCTCATAGAACACACTTCCGCCAGTGGGACAAGCGCCTACTGCAATTACAACTTTTGGGTCAGGTGTTTGCTCGTAAATCAGCTTAACCCTCTCAAGACTCTGGTCTGTTATTGGACCTGTGACAAGCAAAATATCCGCATGCCTCGGTGTTCCAACAAGCTTTACTCCAAATCTCTCAGCATCGTATCTTGGAGTTAACGCTGCTATAATTTCGATGTCACAACCATTGCATGAACCACTATTGACATGAAACACCCAAGGTGACCTTCCGATGTATTTACAGAGCTTTGCAATTCTTTTCTCAAGCATTTCTCTCTCACTGACTTGTGATTGAGTATTAGCCTTGACTTCTTCCATTTAATTCACCCCCATACTATCAAGACCCCAAGGATTATTGCCACAGTTATAAGAAGATAGCTCACATAGTCTGTTAACAGCCCTGTATGTTCCCTTCTGAATGCTATGAACATTCTGTTGATACCTCTGATAAGCCCCCACATGACATGTCTCCCTGTGAAATACCCTTGAATGTGTTCAAACTGTGGAATTATTTTATCCTCATCTTCACCGCTTAAGTAAACCTTGGTACCAGCTCCTACTCTCCTTGTTCCCATGCTTGCTTTCTCTCCCCACTTCATGAGGATATAGCTGATGATTAGACCAATGATGAAGACATAAATAAAGTAAAGTGCATCCCAATAGCCGAACATTTTTCATCCCCCCAACACTGCCAATACATATTTTCCTGACTCCTCAAGCATCTTTGCTGTTGGTAGCATAACACTCTCGTTTATCTGCCATGGTAGGAGACCCATGACAATTATTGCAAGGATTAGGATTATCATTGGTATTATCATAGCCTTTCCTGGATCTTTTGCCGTTTTCACTTTCTCGCTCTCCTTCCCAAAGAAGGTGAAGAGTACTCTTATGTATGCTGCAGTACAGAAGGCTGTTCCGAGAATTGCTATTGCTGCTAGGAATGGGTTATACAAAGCGGAGCTTTCATAGATGAGCCATTTGCTTGCAAATCCATTGAGTGGAGGCATGCCTATTATAGCTGCAGCACCAACCAGAAAGGCAAAGCTTGTCAGTGGCATTCTTCTTGCTAGTCCGCTAAGCTCATTGAGGTTCTTTGTACCCACTTCATGCAAAACAGCACCTGCAACAAGGAAGAGGAGTGCTTTCATAATTGCGTGATTCACTGTGTGGTATATTGCTCCAGCCAAAGCTATTTGCCCAATGTTTGTTCCATATGCTGCAAGTCCAATGCCTATGCCAAGAAGAATGTATCCTATCTGACCAACACTTGAGAATGCAAACAATCTCTTCATATCAGTCTGCACTACAGCCATGGCATTTCCGACAATTAACGTTAGGCATGCGAAGAATATAATTATCCAGCCGAGAGTTCTGATGTTGAGGCTTATATTGTAAATGCTGAAGAGTATTCTTGCTATTGCATAAACACCACCAGCCTTAATTACTAATCCAGAAAGCATTGCTGAAATTGAGCTTGGTGCTGCTGGGTGGGCATCTGCAAGCCACATGTGTACTGGAACTGCACCGCTCTTGAAGAGCAATCCACCGAGGATAAAAGCTAAGGCAACTTTGCTTACAAATGTTGGCTCCCTTGTGATGTACTGGCCTAGATAAGCCATTGTTAGAGTTCCATACTGGCCATAAAGCAGAGCAATGCCGAGAAGAATGAATGAACTTGCCAGTGAACCAACAAACATGTACTTGATTCCAGCTTCAATGCCTTCCCATGTGTCATTTCTGAATGCAACCAAAGCATAGCTAGCTATGCTCATTATCTCAAGGAAGACATAGAAGTTGAATATATCTCCCGTTATGACTATGCCGAGCATTCCAAGCTCTAAGATTAGAATCAAGGTATAGTACTTATCCAGCCCAGTATCGTGCTTCATGTATTCGAGTGAGTAGATTATTGATAGCAGTGAGACAAATGCTATTGTTACTGCTATTAACGCTCCTAGGAGATCAACTTCCCAAACAATTCTGATTGGAAAGCTTACTCCTTTTCCTAGTGGCGTTGTATCCCCAAGTGTGTACACTATTATTTGATTGGTCTTCCAGATTGTGTAAAACACATCAGTAGCTACGCCTAAAGTTACTGCACTAATTATCACTGCCCAAATATCCCTGGCTTTCTCACTGATGAGCTTGATTAGAGGCATTGAGAATGCTCCAAAGAGAGGAACGATGATTAGGAATGGCAACACATTCATCCTCTCAACCTCCTTAACTTGTTGATGTCTAAGCTTCCGTAATGTCTGTAAGCGTTAATTGTCAAGGCCATTGCTAAAGCTAGAACACAAACTCCAATGACGATGCTCGTAAGCACTAAAGCTTGAGGAATTGGGCCAACCATTGGAGTGCCCTTTAATGTTTCATAACCGGTGTAGATTGGCGCAGTTGGAAGAACTCCGTTCTCCAAGCGGTAGCCAAGGCTTATCAGAAGTAAGTGGATTCCACAGTCAATGATGTTCAAGGCTAAGATCAATTTGATTAAGTTCCTCTTGTAAAGAAATGCATAAATCCCCATGAAGATTAAGAGAAATGCAGTTACAAATTGAAACGGAATCATTTTTTCCACCTCCTAAAGAGGGCTATTGCCATCATCGCACTTACTAATCCAGTGAAGACCTTTAATCCGACAGCTAGGTTCATTATTGGTAGATAACCTGCCGAGAGCAGAGTTCCCGGCTGTCCTGCAAAGGCTATCTTATTACGCCAGAGTATGTTGTAGAAGAAAGCTATACTTAACCCAAGCATTGCAGCTCCTAAGAAAGCCAAGCCACCAAGTCCCTCAAGAGCTGAGTATAAGTTCTTGTCGTACCTCTTTCTAGCTTCATTTAACCCAAATGCGACGAGGAATAATATTCCAGCACCAGCTATCGTAGCTCCCCCTTGGAAACCACCACCTGGTGTAAGATGACCGTGGGAGATGACATAGGCTCCAAATATTCCAATGAGTGGAATCGTAGCTCTCGCCATTGTTTTAACGATTAATCCCATGTCATTCTCCATCTTCATCCCTCCTCCAAGGTCTGAGCAGTGCAACAGCACCAGCTATGGCTGTAAAGAGAACAGTAGCCTCTCCTAGGGTATCATAACCTCTGTAATCAAACACTATGTCAGTTACAATGTTGGTTCCACCAACTTCTTCGATACCATGTTCAATATAATACTGGTCAGTGTAGCGGTACTTTTGCCAGTCACTACCACCAAGACCAAATTTAAGCCCGTATTGTGGGTTAGCTACTATCAAGAGCACACCAAGGATGAACAGCAAAGCTAAAGCCCCAAAAGTCTTGTTCATGGTCCCTCACGCTCCCATCTCTCTGTCTTAGCTATTCCATACACCACTATGGCCGTAACGACACCAGCACCAACTGCTGCCTCAGCTATTGCAACGTCAGGGGCATGAAGCATGTAGAACTCTAAGCTCAGCAGAAGGCTCATTGCTGCTGAAGCCAAAGCCGCTGAAAGCAAATCCCTAAAGCTGATTGTAAGGTATGCAGCGATAAGTATTCCAATCAAAATTCCAAACTGAATGATCATGTCAACTGTGAGAACGTTCATTTTTCTCCACCCCTCTCCCTCTTGAGTTTTGCTTCATAAGCATCAACAACAGCTCTCACAGGCTTTACACCACTCAAGTGAGCAGCTTTTGCAATTGCGTGAGCACCTGTTGGGTTAGTAAGCAACAATGCTATCAATGCAACCAAACTGTGAAGTGCCATCTGAAGGTACTTT is from Thermococcus paralvinellae and encodes:
- a CDS encoding NADH-quinone oxidoreductase subunit B family protein; protein product: MEEVKANTQSQVSEREMLEKRIAKLCKYIGRSPWVFHVNSGSCNGCDIEIIAALTPRYDAERFGVKLVGTPRHADILLVTGPITDQSLERVKLIYEQTPDPKVVIAVGACPTGGSVFYESPFTNAPLDKHIPVDVYVPGCPPRPEAILYGVVLGLEKLIKKIKGEKE
- a CDS encoding proton-conducting transporter transmembrane domain-containing protein → MNVLPFLIIVPLFGAFSMPLIKLISEKARDIWAVIISAVTLGVATDVFYTIWKTNQIIVYTLGDTTPLGKGVSFPIRIVWEVDLLGALIAVTIAFVSLLSIIYSLEYMKHDTGLDKYYTLILILELGMLGIVITGDIFNFYVFLEIMSIASYALVAFRNDTWEGIEAGIKYMFVGSLASSFILLGIALLYGQYGTLTMAYLGQYITREPTFVSKVALAFILGGLLFKSGAVPVHMWLADAHPAAPSSISAMLSGLVIKAGGVYAIARILFSIYNISLNIRTLGWIIIFFACLTLIVGNAMAVVQTDMKRLFAFSSVGQIGYILLGIGIGLAAYGTNIGQIALAGAIYHTVNHAIMKALLFLVAGAVLHEVGTKNLNELSGLARRMPLTSFAFLVGAAAIIGMPPLNGFASKWLIYESSALYNPFLAAIAILGTAFCTAAYIRVLFTFFGKESEKVKTAKDPGKAMIIPMIILILAIIVMGLLPWQINESVMLPTAKMLEESGKYVLAVLGG
- a CDS encoding NADH-quinone oxidoreductase subunit K yields the protein MIPFQFVTAFLLIFMGIYAFLYKRNLIKLILALNIIDCGIHLLLISLGYRLENGVLPTAPIYTGYETLKGTPMVGPIPQALVLTSIVIGVCVLALAMALTINAYRHYGSLDINKLRRLRG
- a CDS encoding Na(+)/H(+) antiporter subunit B, with product MENDMGLIVKTMARATIPLIGIFGAYVISHGHLTPGGGFQGGATIAGAGILFLVAFGLNEARKRYDKNLYSALEGLGGLAFLGAAMLGLSIAFFYNILWRNKIAFAGQPGTLLSAGYLPIMNLAVGLKVFTGLVSAMMAIALFRRWKK
- the mbhE gene encoding hydrogen gas-evolving membrane-bound hydrogenase subunit E; translation: MNKTFGALALLFILGVLLIVANPQYGLKFGLGGSDWQKYRYTDQYYIEHGIEEVGGTNIVTDIVFDYRGYDTLGEATVLFTAIAGAVALLRPWRRDEDGE
- a CDS encoding DUF4040 domain-containing protein; its protein translation is MNVLTVDMIIQFGILIGILIAAYLTISFRDLLSAALASAAMSLLLSLEFYMLHAPDVAIAEAAVGAGVVTAIVVYGIAKTERWEREGP